A window of the Mesotoga prima MesG1.Ag.4.2 genome harbors these coding sequences:
- a CDS encoding PAS domain-containing protein codes for MFDFYSKPRIILVGRSQKDARRLIEAFDERFDVRYVEEVSDEYSRFSDAMVFDYVGEDIIRNLRSGSIPYLCLIGSEKAIVKYSLEPGEYLLKGPGYLHYLPEIVYSMLEKHRLQKTLDFEREKYMGLVNSMGCGMLILRKRDGNVIFCNQVAQSLLGYTEEEIEKMRLQDLVYDEPFALETILGIEHFDTDREIVMLTKTGGKTYVIFNTSEMLYGAESVVQLTFMDVSKQKRDREELIFQWRFLDNAEEIAIAIDEKGRIVYLNKFAAEIHGYDLEEMLGDNLASYLVQGEGEAESMQFSMMKSGKWKGRQLHRRRDGTEFIVEAKRSMLRVDDNVYELVIGIDITENIELQRRNNLHSLLLNGTGDLAIATDMKNRLIYLNEAAEKYFETRLEDEENKALEDISSEPLRNFLKIAASKPSEPLENKIRFPVRQESNAVIEFTGEIVRDHDEEVGTIFIGRKVT; via the coding sequence GTGTTTGATTTCTATTCAAAGCCACGAATTATCCTGGTTGGAAGAAGCCAAAAGGATGCAAGAAGGCTAATTGAAGCTTTCGATGAACGCTTCGATGTCAGATACGTTGAAGAAGTATCTGACGAATACAGTCGCTTTTCTGATGCAATGGTCTTCGATTATGTCGGAGAAGACATAATCAGGAATCTTCGTTCAGGTTCCATTCCTTATCTGTGTCTCATTGGTAGCGAGAAGGCTATTGTGAAGTACTCTCTCGAACCTGGAGAGTATCTTCTCAAGGGGCCCGGTTATCTTCACTATCTCCCCGAGATAGTCTATTCGATGTTGGAAAAGCATCGTCTTCAAAAAACTCTTGATTTCGAACGAGAGAAGTACATGGGTCTGGTGAATAGCATGGGCTGCGGAATGCTAATCCTTAGAAAAAGAGACGGAAACGTGATCTTTTGCAATCAGGTCGCGCAGAGCCTTCTGGGATACACGGAGGAGGAAATCGAAAAGATGCGATTGCAGGATCTTGTTTACGACGAACCCTTTGCTTTGGAGACTATTCTGGGGATTGAGCATTTCGACACTGATCGAGAAATCGTTATGCTAACAAAAACCGGTGGAAAGACTTATGTAATTTTCAACACTTCTGAAATGCTTTACGGCGCAGAGAGTGTTGTTCAGCTGACCTTCATGGATGTCTCAAAACAGAAGAGAGACAGAGAAGAACTGATATTCCAGTGGCGTTTTCTTGACAATGCAGAGGAAATTGCAATAGCCATCGATGAGAAGGGAAGGATTGTATATCTGAACAAATTCGCTGCAGAAATCCATGGATATGATCTTGAAGAAATGCTGGGAGATAATCTTGCCTCATATTTGGTACAGGGTGAGGGAGAGGCAGAATCCATGCAGTTCTCGATGATGAAGTCCGGCAAGTGGAAGGGAAGACAACTTCACAGACGAAGAGACGGAACCGAATTCATAGTTGAAGCGAAGCGAAGCATGTTGAGGGTTGACGATAATGTCTATGAACTCGTTATTGGAATAGACATTACCGAGAACATTGAGCTTCAGAGGCGCAATAATCTTCATTCCCTGCTTCTAAACGGGACTGGTGATCTGGCGATCGCAACCGATATGAAGAATCGACTGATTTACTTGAATGAAGCTGCCGAGAAATACTTTGAAACCAGACTGGAAGATGAAGAAAATAAAGCTCTGGAGGACATTAGTTCAGAACCTCTAAGGAACTTCCTTAAGATTGCCGCTTCAAAGCCATCAGAGCCCCTTGAAAACAAGATCAGATTTCCAGTCAGGCAGGAATCAAATGCCGTCATTGAATTCACGGGGGAAATTGTACGCGATCACGATGAAGAAGTAGGCACAATCTTTATTGGCAGAAAGGTTACTTAG
- the gcvPB gene encoding aminomethyl-transferring glycine dehydrogenase subunit GcvPB: MTIFELSKEGRKSFFLPKEESYGYEPSELLPEESVRKNEPLLPQLSELQLIRHYTGLSKKNHSVDSGFYPLGSCTMKYNPRVNEKIANLDGFSQIHPYQSEDTVQGALEVMYNLQNSLCEITGMDSFTLQPAAGAHGELVGMLLMKKYFELKGEDNRRKVIVPDSAHGTNPASAVMAGFEVIEVPSGRNGRVDLKSLEEILDESIAGIMLTNPNTLGLFENEICEIQELAHSKGSLLYYDGANLNAIMGHARPGDMGFDIVHLNLHKTFSTPHGMGGPGSGPVGVKSFLADLLPVPVVRFNGRRFSLDYDLPNSIGKVRSFYGNFGVFLKAYAYILTLGGDGLKRASEMAVLNANYLRARLTKLIPTAYAGICMHEFVLKGSKLVSDYGVKTLDVAKRLLDYGIHPPTIYFPLIVEEALMIEPTETESKESLDIFADTFEKILNEAKKDPEILRAAPKFTAVGRLDEATASRKPKTKWSKDS, from the coding sequence ATGACAATATTCGAACTGTCAAAAGAAGGAAGAAAGAGTTTCTTTCTTCCAAAGGAAGAATCTTATGGTTACGAGCCTTCGGAATTACTGCCTGAAGAATCGGTTCGGAAGAATGAGCCGTTGCTTCCCCAACTGAGCGAACTTCAATTAATCAGACACTACACGGGACTCTCGAAGAAGAATCACTCTGTTGACAGCGGCTTTTATCCACTTGGTTCATGCACCATGAAATACAACCCAAGAGTGAACGAGAAGATCGCAAATCTTGACGGGTTCAGTCAGATACATCCATATCAGTCTGAGGATACGGTTCAGGGTGCTTTGGAAGTCATGTACAACTTGCAGAACTCCCTTTGCGAGATAACCGGCATGGACAGCTTTACCCTGCAACCGGCTGCCGGGGCTCATGGTGAGCTGGTTGGAATGCTGCTGATGAAAAAATACTTCGAACTTAAGGGTGAGGATAATAGAAGAAAGGTAATTGTTCCAGACTCTGCTCATGGAACCAATCCCGCATCCGCAGTTATGGCGGGGTTTGAAGTCATAGAGGTCCCTTCAGGAAGAAATGGTAGAGTCGATTTGAAAAGCCTTGAGGAAATCCTGGACGAAAGTATCGCAGGAATAATGCTGACAAATCCCAATACGTTAGGGCTCTTTGAAAACGAGATTTGCGAGATTCAGGAACTGGCACATAGTAAGGGTTCTCTGCTGTATTACGACGGCGCGAATCTCAATGCCATTATGGGCCACGCAAGACCTGGTGACATGGGATTTGACATAGTGCATCTGAACCTCCACAAGACTTTCTCCACACCTCATGGTATGGGTGGCCCCGGAAGCGGCCCGGTTGGCGTTAAGAGTTTTCTGGCAGATCTTCTTCCGGTTCCCGTAGTTCGTTTTAATGGCAGAAGATTCTCGCTGGATTATGATTTGCCTAACTCCATAGGTAAGGTGAGGAGTTTCTATGGAAACTTTGGAGTCTTCTTGAAGGCATATGCTTACATTCTCACTTTAGGCGGAGACGGACTAAAGAGAGCAAGTGAGATGGCGGTGCTGAATGCAAATTACCTTCGGGCAAGATTGACGAAGCTGATACCTACTGCTTATGCCGGGATTTGTATGCATGAGTTCGTTTTGAAAGGAAGTAAACTCGTCTCGGATTATGGAGTAAAAACCCTAGACGTCGCTAAGAGGCTCTTAGACTACGGGATTCACCCGCCTACTATTTATTTCCCGCTAATAGTCGAAGAAGCACTTATGATCGAACCAACTGAAACGGAGAGCAAAGAATCACTAGACATCTTCGCTGACACGTTCGAGAAGATCTTGAACGAGGCAAAGAAGGATCCTGAGATACTGAGAGCTGCTCCTAAGTTTACTGCCGTGGGCAGACTTGATGAAGCAACGGCTTCAAGAAAGCCAAAGACAAAGTGGAGCAAAGACAGTTGA
- the gcvPA gene encoding aminomethyl-transferring glycine dehydrogenase subunit GcvPA — MPEFPYLPQTKKDIDEMMEVVGVKSISELFSDIPKRFEVDISLPESKDEFTVLRDLSELSKRNLTLNDMSVFRGAGVYKHFIPSAVQAIASRGEFLTAYTPYQAEVSQGTLQMLFEFQTMICELTGMEVANSSMYDGASAVAEAALMAVRVKGGKKVLVSEALHPEYVETIKTYCFGSDIDVETVAFDSESGQIDVTDLQKKLTEDISGFVLGYPNFFGIIENLSEIRSTIGENTMMIVSTNPIALGILEAPGMLGADIVVGDGQPLGNAPSFGGPGLGFFASKESYIRKMPGRIIGETKDNDGRTGYVMVLQTREQHIRRSKATSNICSNHAFNALIASIYMSMIGSEGLREIAKRSFDKAHYLSERINRTDHVSLVFTGPFFNEFVARFDCDLKEFNKELLKDKILGPLELERFNEKLKDCGLICTTEANLNEEVEFFAGRLEAIG; from the coding sequence ATGCCTGAGTTCCCCTATCTACCCCAAACAAAGAAAGACATAGATGAAATGATGGAGGTAGTTGGTGTCAAGAGCATATCAGAGCTGTTCAGCGACATACCCAAAAGGTTCGAGGTTGATATCTCTTTGCCTGAGAGTAAGGATGAATTCACTGTACTGAGAGACCTCAGTGAACTCAGCAAAAGAAATCTCACGCTTAACGATATGTCTGTCTTCCGAGGAGCCGGTGTGTATAAGCACTTCATCCCTAGCGCGGTTCAAGCGATAGCATCAAGAGGGGAATTCCTGACTGCTTACACACCTTACCAGGCAGAAGTTTCGCAGGGCACTCTTCAGATGTTATTCGAGTTCCAGACAATGATATGCGAACTCACGGGGATGGAAGTTGCCAATTCATCGATGTACGATGGTGCAAGTGCCGTTGCGGAAGCTGCTCTTATGGCTGTCAGAGTAAAGGGTGGTAAGAAGGTTTTGGTCTCGGAGGCACTTCATCCCGAATACGTTGAGACGATCAAAACATATTGCTTTGGTAGCGACATCGATGTAGAGACTGTTGCCTTCGATTCCGAATCTGGACAGATAGATGTCACTGACCTTCAGAAGAAACTAACAGAAGATATTTCTGGCTTTGTTCTAGGTTATCCAAACTTCTTTGGAATAATCGAAAATCTCTCCGAAATTCGGTCCACGATTGGGGAGAACACTATGATGATAGTGAGTACAAACCCTATCGCTTTGGGCATACTTGAAGCTCCGGGGATGTTGGGAGCCGATATAGTCGTGGGCGACGGTCAACCGTTGGGAAATGCGCCTTCCTTCGGTGGACCAGGGCTTGGCTTCTTCGCATCTAAGGAGAGTTACATCAGAAAGATGCCCGGAAGAATCATCGGGGAGACCAAGGACAACGATGGTCGCACAGGCTACGTAATGGTTCTCCAAACGAGAGAACAACATATCAGGAGAAGCAAAGCTACTTCGAACATATGTTCGAATCACGCTTTCAATGCACTAATCGCTTCAATATACATGAGCATGATCGGTTCTGAAGGTTTAAGGGAGATAGCGAAGAGATCCTTCGATAAGGCTCATTATCTTTCCGAAAGAATAAACAGAACAGATCATGTAAGCCTTGTCTTCACAGGGCCCTTTTTCAACGAGTTTGTGGCTCGCTTTGATTGTGATCTGAAAGAGTTTAACAAAGAGTTATTGAAGGATAAGATATTGGGCCCACTTGAACTTGAGAGGTTCAACGAAAAACTGAAGGATTGTGGTTTGATTTGTACAACTGAAGCAAACCTTAACGAAGAAGTGGAGTTCTTTGCAGGTAGGTTGGAGGCGATAGGATGA
- the gcvH gene encoding glycine cleavage system protein GcvH, which translates to MKKYAATHEWVSVEGKIATIGISDHAQDHLGDIVYVDLPEVGKSYKKGDVFCTIESVKAASDIYAPVSGKVVEVNEELDSSPEKINDDAEGEGWIAKMEISNESELDSLMDLEAYKKHCEEEG; encoded by the coding sequence ATGAAAAAGTATGCTGCAACACATGAATGGGTATCGGTAGAAGGTAAGATCGCCACAATAGGAATATCCGATCACGCTCAAGATCACCTTGGGGACATCGTGTACGTTGACCTTCCTGAAGTCGGTAAGTCATATAAGAAGGGAGACGTCTTCTGCACGATAGAGTCTGTAAAAGCTGCCAGTGATATCTACGCACCAGTAAGCGGCAAGGTTGTTGAAGTGAATGAAGAACTCGATTCATCACCTGAAAAGATCAACGATGATGCTGAAGGTGAAGGCTGGATTGCAAAGATGGAGATAAGTAACGAATCTGAACTTGACAGCCTGATGGATTTGGAGGCATATAAGAAACACTGCGAAGAGGAGGGCTAA
- the gcvT gene encoding glycine cleavage system aminomethyltransferase GcvT: MSELKRTPLFDEHVRLKGKLVDFAGWEMPLQFDSIINEHNLVRKVAGLFDVSHMGEIEIAGPDAIDFSDYLVTNSVSSLKNGAIVYSPMCNEKGGIVDDVLVYRLNNAKTMFVVNASNKDKDFKWITSNKGSFDVKIKDASADFAQIAFQGPRAEEILSEVSQVRLEKIPFYHFEYGRVNGIKALVSRTGYTGEDGFELYVDPEAAVALWRKILELGSSIGVKPIGLGARDTLRFEAAYMLYGNELNDYNSPLEAGLKWTVKMEKDFIGKEVLEEQLANGTKYKLKGLELSGKSIARHGFEVFDGEKKIGWITSGIFSPTLQKSLALAYLEKEYWKIGSEVQVEIRGKRSPATVVKTPFYRGSVKSKG; the protein is encoded by the coding sequence ATGAGTGAGCTAAAGAGAACTCCGCTTTTTGATGAACACGTACGCCTAAAGGGGAAATTGGTGGATTTTGCGGGATGGGAAATGCCGCTCCAGTTCGATTCTATTATCAATGAACACAACCTTGTGAGAAAGGTGGCCGGTCTTTTCGACGTTTCACACATGGGAGAGATAGAGATCGCGGGTCCAGATGCCATTGACTTTTCGGACTACCTGGTAACGAACTCCGTTTCTTCACTCAAGAACGGAGCTATAGTGTATTCACCAATGTGCAATGAAAAGGGCGGAATAGTCGACGATGTTCTAGTCTACAGGTTGAACAATGCTAAAACTATGTTCGTTGTAAATGCCTCAAACAAAGACAAGGATTTCAAGTGGATTACGAGCAATAAGGGTAGTTTCGATGTGAAAATCAAAGACGCATCGGCTGACTTTGCGCAGATTGCATTTCAAGGGCCACGAGCGGAGGAGATCCTGTCGGAGGTATCACAGGTAAGGCTTGAGAAAATCCCATTCTATCACTTTGAATACGGCAGGGTGAATGGCATAAAGGCTCTCGTATCTCGCACGGGATATACGGGTGAGGATGGTTTTGAGCTATACGTCGACCCCGAAGCTGCAGTTGCTTTGTGGAGAAAGATACTTGAACTGGGGTCAAGTATTGGTGTCAAACCAATCGGCCTCGGAGCAAGAGATACCCTTAGATTTGAGGCTGCTTACATGCTTTACGGTAACGAGCTAAACGATTACAACTCTCCTCTTGAAGCAGGTTTGAAGTGGACCGTCAAGATGGAGAAGGATTTCATTGGCAAGGAAGTACTTGAGGAGCAACTGGCAAACGGAACAAAGTATAAATTGAAGGGACTGGAGCTATCAGGCAAGAGCATTGCCAGACACGGGTTCGAAGTCTTCGATGGTGAAAAGAAAATCGGCTGGATCACGAGTGGTATCTTCTCACCGACCCTTCAGAAATCGCTCGCACTCGCTTACTTGGAAAAAGAATACTGGAAAATCGGTTCCGAGGTACAGGTTGAGATCCGAGGTAAGAGGTCTCCTGCAACTGTAGTAAAAACACCTTTCTATAGAGGTTCTGTGAAATCAAAAGGTTAA
- the pfkA gene encoding 6-phosphofructokinase → MKKIGVLTSGGDSPGMNAAIRATVRTAYTDEIAVVGIRRGYSGLLDEEFIDMDYSSVGGIMEKGGTVLRSSRCEEFRTEEGRTKAADLLRSNGIDALVVIGGEGSLNGAKLLMDENGIPVIGLPGTIDNDIAMTDMCIGVDTCLNTCVETIQKLKDTASSHERAFVVEVMGRNSGYVALASGMAVGAEAIIVPELPVDYEAIAEKIWNERKRGKINCIIVVAEGAASAYTVARHVEHRIGYETRITILGHIQRGGSPTAFDRVLASRMGYASVKALEEGKAGMMMSLNGGKIKGIPLEEVLSHKKELDMELMEMAKILS, encoded by the coding sequence ATAAAGAAGATTGGTGTCCTTACGAGCGGGGGAGATTCACCGGGAATGAACGCGGCGATAAGAGCGACGGTAAGAACGGCTTACACGGATGAGATAGCTGTCGTTGGAATTCGCAGAGGATACTCCGGTCTGCTCGATGAGGAATTCATCGATATGGATTACTCCTCTGTGGGAGGAATAATGGAGAAGGGCGGCACAGTACTTCGCAGCTCACGCTGTGAGGAGTTCAGAACCGAAGAGGGAAGGACAAAAGCGGCCGACCTTTTGAGAAGCAATGGGATTGATGCACTTGTAGTTATTGGTGGAGAAGGAAGCTTAAACGGAGCCAAGCTTCTCATGGATGAAAACGGAATTCCCGTAATAGGTCTTCCCGGAACGATTGACAATGATATTGCCATGACGGATATGTGTATCGGTGTCGATACCTGTTTGAATACCTGCGTAGAAACGATTCAGAAGCTCAAGGACACGGCTTCTTCACATGAAAGGGCCTTTGTTGTAGAAGTTATGGGAAGAAACTCTGGATATGTAGCGCTTGCTTCCGGTATGGCCGTTGGAGCTGAAGCCATTATAGTTCCAGAGCTTCCAGTGGACTACGAAGCGATTGCCGAGAAGATATGGAATGAAAGGAAAAGGGGAAAGATCAACTGTATTATAGTTGTCGCTGAAGGGGCTGCAAGCGCATATACAGTTGCAAGACATGTTGAACACAGGATTGGATACGAAACAAGAATAACCATTCTCGGCCACATTCAAAGGGGAGGCTCTCCCACTGCATTTGATAGAGTACTTGCTTCAAGAATGGGATATGCGTCGGTTAAGGCGCTTGAAGAAGGTAAAGCGGGAATGATGATGTCGTTGAATGGTGGGAAAATCAAAGGAATACCTCTTGAGGAAGTGCTTTCACACAAAAAAGAACTGGATATGGAACTGATGGAAATGGCGAAAATACTCTCTTAA
- the pyk gene encoding pyruvate kinase, with amino-acid sequence MRKTKIVCTIGPATESLEVLRSLLQRGMDVARLNTTHGDISEHRERIRNLKEIRKSANSPLTILLDLSGPKIRTGVFKKDAVDIKRGSEIILTTEDIEGDEKIFGVNYKKLPEEVQPGNLILMDDGKIKLRVESITGSEVRTKVLNGGIVTHRRGINLPGIDISIPAITEKDKKFIKLGIEERVDYFALSFVRRSEDVVHAKKVIKDLGGSIPIISKIETEQALKNIEQIAEVSDGLMVARGDLGVEIPVEEVPVAQKKIIRHGNQKRIPVITATQMLESMIENPVPTRAEATDITNAILDGSDAIMLSGETSIGKYPLEAVSVMDLTARAAEKYLKQNPELLKWTREKISTDDHTDAICRAAWDISEELKVKVIVSSTFSGHTARNVSGFRPRAHILAVTPNEETYYRLNLVWGARPVLMGLGSSTDDLVRVAGPLARRLKLVKSGDTIILTAGIPFGTSNSTNILKLETA; translated from the coding sequence TTGAGGAAGACGAAGATTGTATGTACCATCGGTCCGGCTACCGAATCTCTTGAAGTTTTGAGAAGCCTTCTTCAAAGGGGAATGGATGTTGCAAGGCTGAACACGACTCACGGCGACATTTCCGAACACAGGGAGCGAATAAGAAATCTTAAGGAGATTCGAAAGTCAGCGAATTCTCCCCTTACCATATTATTAGATCTCTCTGGTCCAAAGATCAGGACGGGCGTCTTCAAAAAGGATGCGGTGGACATTAAAAGAGGCAGTGAAATAATTCTAACAACCGAAGATATCGAGGGGGACGAGAAGATTTTCGGTGTGAACTATAAGAAACTTCCCGAAGAAGTCCAGCCGGGGAATCTGATTCTCATGGATGATGGGAAGATAAAACTGAGAGTAGAATCGATAACCGGTTCTGAAGTTAGAACTAAGGTTTTAAACGGTGGAATAGTGACACACAGAAGAGGTATAAACCTTCCTGGAATCGACATAAGCATTCCTGCAATTACCGAGAAGGATAAGAAGTTCATCAAACTTGGAATTGAAGAACGGGTTGATTATTTTGCCCTTTCATTTGTGAGAAGATCGGAAGATGTTGTACATGCCAAAAAAGTGATTAAGGATCTTGGGGGTTCTATTCCAATAATCTCGAAGATAGAAACAGAACAGGCCTTAAAAAACATTGAACAAATCGCGGAAGTCTCCGACGGATTAATGGTTGCTAGAGGCGATTTAGGAGTTGAAATACCGGTCGAAGAAGTCCCGGTAGCTCAGAAGAAGATAATTAGACACGGTAATCAAAAGCGTATTCCCGTGATAACTGCTACTCAAATGCTGGAATCGATGATAGAAAATCCGGTACCGACGAGAGCAGAGGCAACCGATATCACAAATGCCATTCTGGACGGTAGCGATGCGATAATGCTTTCTGGCGAGACTTCAATCGGCAAGTATCCTCTAGAAGCAGTGTCGGTTATGGATCTTACTGCTAGAGCTGCAGAAAAGTATCTTAAGCAGAATCCGGAATTACTGAAGTGGACAAGGGAAAAGATATCTACGGACGACCATACAGATGCCATATGCAGGGCAGCATGGGATATAAGTGAGGAGCTGAAGGTGAAAGTAATAGTAAGCTCCACATTCTCGGGGCACACGGCAAGAAACGTCTCCGGGTTTCGCCCGAGAGCTCACATACTTGCAGTTACTCCAAACGAGGAGACGTATTACAGGTTGAACCTCGTTTGGGGTGCCCGCCCAGTTTTAATGGGCCTTGGCTCCTCGACAGACGATCTCGTCAGAGTGGCCGGACCGCTTGCTAGACGCCTAAAACTTGTGAAATCCGGTGACACGATAATACTGACGGCCGGTATTCCGTTTGGAACTAGCAACTCCACGAACATTCTCAAACTGGAAACTGCGTGA
- the groES gene encoding co-chaperone GroES has translation MKVVPLGTRLLIKPYEEEKKTSGGIVLPDAAKEKQMTAKVIAVGEKVEDIDLKENDKVLYSKYSGTEIKIDDDDYIIIDQDDILAKIED, from the coding sequence ATGAAAGTAGTTCCCCTTGGTACAAGATTACTGATTAAGCCTTATGAGGAAGAGAAGAAGACATCAGGTGGTATCGTTCTTCCCGACGCTGCGAAGGAGAAACAGATGACTGCGAAGGTAATTGCAGTTGGAGAGAAAGTCGAGGATATTGACCTTAAGGAAAACGACAAGGTCCTCTATTCCAAGTATTCCGGCACGGAGATCAAGATCGATGATGACGACTACATAATCATCGATCAGGATGATATCCTGGCAAAGATCGAGGATTGA